Proteins encoded in a region of the Agromyces protaetiae genome:
- a CDS encoding DUF305 domain-containing protein: protein MTVVGRGSHRVAERIGITNAGERTETARADARTPPPGLDTRAPSFATRPARWRTAVVALVLALGGCTAGGGAGEASGPPEASAPPIAAEAVTEADAEWMAGMAEHHDQAVALARLAEGRAEDPEVLASAERIATAQAAEAAALRTWLDRRGLGGHDTDHDAGGMPGEISATTFSRAEAATGAAFDRIFLDAMIRHHEGAVQMSEDRLAGAGDPAVSRWARTVAAGQSIEIDRLRGIAARLPVE, encoded by the coding sequence ATGACCGTCGTGGGTCGAGGCTCGCATCGGGTCGCGGAGCGTATCGGGATCACGAACGCCGGCGAGCGCACCGAGACCGCGCGAGCCGACGCCCGGACGCCACCGCCCGGTCTCGACACGCGTGCTCCGTCGTTCGCGACTCGACCAGCGAGATGGCGGACGGCGGTGGTCGCGCTCGTCCTGGCACTCGGCGGATGCACCGCGGGTGGCGGCGCCGGCGAAGCATCCGGTCCGCCCGAGGCATCCGCCCCGCCCATCGCGGCCGAAGCGGTGACCGAGGCCGACGCGGAGTGGATGGCCGGCATGGCCGAGCATCACGACCAGGCGGTCGCGCTCGCGCGACTCGCCGAGGGCCGCGCCGAAGACCCGGAGGTGCTCGCCTCAGCCGAGCGCATCGCGACCGCGCAGGCGGCCGAGGCCGCTGCACTGCGTACGTGGCTCGACCGGCGCGGCCTCGGTGGTCACGACACGGACCATGATGCCGGAGGCATGCCCGGCGAGATCAGCGCGACGACCTTCAGCCGGGCCGAGGCGGCGACCGGAGCCGCGTTCGATCGCATCTTCCTCGACGCGATGATCCGCCACCACGAGGGTGCCGTGCAGATGAGCGAAGACCGGCTCGCGGGGGCCGGGGATCCCGCGGTGTCGCGCTGGGCGCGCACCGTCGCCGCAGGTCAGTCGATCGAGATCGACCGCCTGCGCGGCATCGCCGCGCGCCTGCCCGTCGAGTGA
- a CDS encoding LVIVD repeat-containing protein, translating into MRRTAGSVAALGALLALAVAAPAAGPAAASEPDPRAPAIGPGLEWVAHRDNPFRQGDDPDFINSDLAFTGDHLIQGNFAGFSVWDIADPANPQLRSTMPCTGGQGDVSAVGNLVIVSIDETMSSDACDAVRVPETADNWEGLRLFDVSDPAAPRHVASVRTRCGSHTHTVVPDPADGSRVFVYVSAYSRGASLHCTGRNPLQIVSVPLAAPEQASIAGELDLFDDATAFGPGDRVPGGAETRSTTGCHDITAYPAKALAVAACRGDGLLLSIADPLNPVVLQRVRDANVAFWHSGIFDNDATAVVFQDELGDGFINTCSPAFGAERGADAVWSLTDGVLEHRSYFKIPRPQSDLEKCVAHSGGLIPVPGRFIVAQAWLEGGVSVIDFTDHAAPTELTYFDRPSYGYSMDFTAGIWSVYFYNGYLFASDMYDGLEVLRLTDPMFADAARYTAVDLNPQTQPAYAWVWREAPVLPPGSAERDALPPLDVTPASVLPGGSPAVEVALPAGSLEPGETVDVWWMPGATTLATVTASAEGALPPTPVTVPGPLAAGRYDLVARGDRTSDRLALGVLEVAEPEPTPTAAPAASDDAAPNVWLIGIAAGALLLGAAAGWVARRRSKVLAKRRSRSDQSP; encoded by the coding sequence ATGCGCCGCACGGCCGGATCGGTGGCGGCGCTCGGCGCGCTGCTCGCTCTGGCCGTCGCGGCACCGGCGGCGGGGCCTGCCGCCGCGAGCGAGCCCGACCCGCGCGCGCCCGCGATCGGTCCCGGCCTCGAGTGGGTGGCCCATCGGGACAACCCGTTCCGCCAGGGCGACGACCCCGACTTCATCAACTCCGATCTGGCGTTCACCGGCGACCACCTGATCCAGGGCAATTTCGCCGGCTTCAGCGTGTGGGACATCGCCGACCCAGCGAACCCTCAACTGCGCAGCACGATGCCGTGCACAGGCGGCCAGGGCGACGTCAGCGCGGTCGGCAACCTCGTGATCGTCTCCATCGACGAGACGATGTCGAGCGACGCATGCGACGCCGTGCGCGTCCCGGAGACCGCCGACAACTGGGAAGGGCTGCGGCTCTTCGACGTGAGCGACCCCGCCGCCCCGCGGCACGTCGCGTCGGTCCGCACGCGGTGCGGCTCGCACACGCACACCGTCGTGCCCGACCCCGCCGACGGCTCGAGGGTGTTCGTGTACGTGAGCGCCTACAGCCGCGGCGCCTCGTTGCACTGCACCGGGAGGAACCCGCTGCAGATCGTCTCGGTGCCGCTCGCGGCCCCCGAGCAGGCGAGCATCGCGGGCGAGCTCGACCTCTTCGACGACGCGACCGCGTTCGGCCCCGGCGACCGCGTGCCGGGCGGCGCCGAGACGCGCAGCACGACCGGATGCCACGACATCACGGCGTATCCGGCGAAGGCGCTGGCCGTGGCGGCGTGCCGAGGCGACGGGCTTCTGCTCTCGATCGCGGACCCGCTGAACCCGGTCGTGCTGCAGCGTGTGCGCGACGCGAACGTCGCGTTCTGGCACTCGGGCATCTTCGACAATGACGCGACCGCGGTCGTCTTCCAGGACGAGCTCGGCGACGGCTTCATCAACACGTGTTCGCCCGCTTTCGGCGCAGAGCGTGGCGCCGATGCCGTCTGGTCGCTCACCGACGGCGTGCTCGAGCACCGCTCGTACTTCAAGATCCCCCGCCCGCAGTCGGACCTCGAGAAGTGCGTCGCGCACTCGGGCGGCCTGATCCCCGTGCCGGGCCGCTTCATCGTCGCGCAGGCCTGGCTCGAGGGCGGGGTCTCGGTGATCGATTTCACCGACCACGCCGCACCTACCGAGCTCACCTACTTCGACCGCCCGAGCTACGGGTACTCGATGGACTTCACGGCGGGCATCTGGTCGGTCTACTTCTACAACGGGTACCTGTTCGCGAGCGACATGTACGACGGGCTCGAGGTGCTGCGCCTCACCGATCCGATGTTCGCCGACGCGGCCCGGTACACGGCCGTCGACCTCAACCCGCAGACCCAGCCGGCATACGCGTGGGTCTGGCGCGAGGCGCCGGTGCTGCCGCCCGGATCCGCCGAACGCGACGCGCTCCCGCCGCTCGACGTGACGCCCGCGAGCGTGCTGCCAGGCGGGAGTCCGGCGGTCGAGGTCGCGCTGCCCGCCGGGTCGCTCGAGCCGGGCGAGACCGTCGACGTGTGGTGGATGCCCGGCGCGACCACGCTCGCGACCGTCACCGCCAGCGCGGAGGGCGCACTCCCGCCGACGCCCGTCACCGTGCCCGGACCGCTCGCGGCGGGCCGCTACGACCTCGTCGCGCGTGGGGACCGCACCAGCGACCGCCTCGCGCTCGGCGTACTCGAGGTCGCCGAGCCCGAACCCACGCCGACCGCGGCGCCGGCCGCGTCGGACGACGCCGCGCCGAACGTCTGGCTGATCGGCATCGCCGCGGGGGCCCTGCTGCTCGGCGCCGCCGCGGGGTGGGTCGCGCGTCGGCGCTCGAAGGTGCTCGCGAAGCGCCGGTCCAGGAGCGATCAGTCCCCATGA